The Cyprinus carpio isolate SPL01 chromosome B22, ASM1834038v1, whole genome shotgun sequence genome contains the following window.
atagagctgagtaccatctgcataacagtgaaagctaacacagtgtttcctgatgatatctcccaagggtaacatgtacaggtgctggtcatataattagaatatcatcaaaaggttgatgtttttaataatttttgaggaaaaaataaatctgtttttctgcaagtgagatgagtaaacaCTTATTCTTatttaaggtccttgcacacccATGATGCTGTGTCAATCACATTTCACACTTCCCTCAGAAACTTTCGtccttcataaaaataaaaaatagaaaaatttgtATTGGGTTAAatattctgctttatttttttacatctgtagcaagcattttgagatGTGTTTTAGCAGTTCTGAGCCACTGTGATGTTCTGTGCGTGACAATTTTTTATGAATacgaaaaacacacaaaaatttcaATGTGCAAGGACctttagtccagaactacagtgTGTAAACAGCGCACACAATGCCTCTGCCTACTCCCGATTTCTCCAGTGGTGGaagtaacgaattacaactactcacgttactgtaattaagtagtttttttttcgtGTACTTGTACTTTTAtgagtatatttttaagtctGTAATTTtccttgtacttaagtacaaattaagtTAAGTAATGTACTTCGCTACTTTAAAAATCACATTCGTTACTAAGTACTTGtacaatttgaattaaattaatattcaaatatttgaccAGTATTTGGATATCCAATAGAAATAACTGATCGTGGGCGGGCCAATAAAAACCCTTGTATTTTGGACCGGGAAAAAAGCCCGGTTTTTGGAGATCCATTCGTCCTCGCACGTCCTTCACTGTGAAGGTGTATTTTAGTGTTATCAAAGAAAGTATATCTTTGGCGTTATGGACATGGAAATTCGAGACGCTGAATTCATTGAAAATTCCGAAGAAATACCGGATGATGATGAGTGCCCATGGCCGCACCTGGAGGAGCTGTTCACATACAGAGGAAGGAAAGGAGACAGCGTGCAAATGCAATGCAAACTTTGTTTGCCATCTGCAGTGATTTCAGCTTACAAGACTTCAGCCTCTAatctcaaaaaacacattatggtaAGAAGACTTATAACTATATTTATGTGATAGTTGTTTTCGTTTTTAATGTTGGGTAGACCTCACGATAATTTGACTAAAAACATCACTTGAAACATGAGCTTCAGCGTTATAGGTGACGAGCACATAGACCGTGAAAAAAGATTTAGCATTTTAAAGTGGCGGTCAAAGTTAAATTTTATGTTATTGTCAACaaattgtttaattcattttgaatCCGTGTTTTATGCTTATAATAAACGGTCTAATAATGACTCTTTAATAAAACAGTCTCTTGCCGCGACCCACTTGCATAACAGTGTAACTGCACTGATTGACAGCCTGTCTAGATTGCGCATGTGTCAGTGCTAAATGCTGATAACTTTTGAAATATTAGTAGGGTACTTTTGGAAAGCTTTCTTGTCAAGtcagctttttttaaatgtaaaaaaaatatttttaaaaaattgtttataattaaaaaaaaccaacaagcTTATTTCTGTTGCAtcataattcattaataataataataataataagaataaataatagaCCATTTTTATAACTTGATTCCCATAAAAATTATATGAAGAAATGATATGAAGTAATATAATTTCCTTTGTATACTTCCTTTATCTTTTCAGAGGAAACATCCATCAAAGATTGATCAGTACAATGACATTGTGACAGCAGCAGCACGTAGTCAACGTAAGACCACAGCCACACCAAACAAGCTCTCATCAAGTAAGCAAGCCAAGTTACCAGATGTGATGTTGGCAGCTGCAAGCAAACGTGTCCCTCAAACAACTGTTGACAAGCTAATCATCAATTTTATATGTGAAAGTGTACAGCCATTTACAGTGGTAGAACAGCCAGCTTTCAAAGAATTAATTACCACACTGCAACCTCAAGCCAAAGTCATCTCCAGATCCACCGTCCGTACCAGAATCTGTGATGCTGCTGACGACATGAAGAAGACTTTGATTGCAGAATTGGGTAAAGCCAAATTTGTTGCAACCACCACAGATTGTTGGTCAGCTCATCAGAAAAGTTACCTTGGTGTAACTTGCCACTGGATTAATGAGGAGACCTTAGAAAGAAGATCTGCAGCACTAGCATGCAAAAGATTAAGGGGGTCTCACACATTTGACGTGATTGCTGGTGCTCTTGATGATGTCCATTGTCAATACAAGATTAGAGACAAAGTAGTAAGGACCACAACCGATAGTGGATCCAACTTCCTCAAAGCTTTCCATGTGTTCGGAATGCAGAAAGATGCAGAGGTAGATGACGATGAAGAAGACATGGATGCTCTTGACGCAAGTGACCATATTGAGTATCATGATGCAAGTACAATCCTTGATGAAGACTCTGGTATGGAATATCAACTACCCCCTCATCAACGATGTGCATGTCACTTGCTAAATCTTGTGGCAACAACTGATGCTTCCCTTGCAGAGGCCATGAATGACACCTACAAGAGGCTTTTTCGTGCAACATTTGCAAAATGCCAGGCCATTTGGAACAAAACTGGGCGATCTCATTTGGCTAGTGAAGTGGTAGAGGACAAGTGTGGGCTACAGATCATTCGCCCCAATGCAACACGTTGGAATTCCACCTGTCTTGCCACTGAAAGAATTATACGCATCATTGATGAGAAAGGTGAAGATTCCATTAGGGGTGTATGTGACGAACTCAAGGTGAAAATGTGAGTAATATTAGTTACCACCAATGCAGTCTTTCCCTAAAGTCATGATGTGGCCTAGATGTTTGTCTAACACATTTTTTATCTTCCAGGTTAAGTCCTGCAGAAGTTGCATTCCTCCGGGAGTATAGCATCACCATGAAGCCACTGATGAAAGCTTCAAACATCCTCCAGTCAGAGTCCAGTGTTTACATGGGATGGCTGCTGCCAGTAATCCACCAGCTTCTATCCAAACTCAACAGACTAGAGATATCAAGCAAGACCTGCACACCACTCATCAGAGCCCTGCAAAATGGCCTGCATAAGCGTTTTGGACAGATGATGGAGGATCCAGAATTGGCTGCTGCTGCAGTCCTCTTACCCAAGTTCAAGACCTCCTGGACTGACAGAGCAGATGATATAGAAGCTGGTAATTTCAAATTTATATGATCTCATTTGTGTCTTTAACTGCACACCTGTATAAGCATGCATACTTTTATAACATATCTGTCATGGCAGGCctaaaatgttgttattaaagtataaaagtgATTTAGATAATTTAAGTGTGGGTTTACAAAAATTCTcccataaatttaaataatttttttcaaattacagCCTTGACATACTTGAAACAACATCTTGAAACTTCAAAGAATGAGGGTGAACTTCAAAGAGAGTCATCTGATGATGAAGATTTCTTCTCCAGACCACTCTCCAAAACGTTGCCAAGTCCATTTGAGCTTGATGGTTACCTTGCATGTGCCTCGGACAACATGGAGCTGCTTCATTCCTTCCCAGCAATCAAGAAGCTGTCTCTGAAGTTAAACACAGCTCTGCCTGCCTCTGCTGCATGTGAGCGGCTTTTTAGCTGTGCAGGTCTACTTTTCACATCCAAACGAAGCCGGATAGACTCTGTGAACTTTGAAAATCAGCTTCTGCTGAAACTGAACAAAAGGTTCAGAAAGTGAAATGTCCTAGAGTTTTTTAAGGCCTTTGCCCAGTTGTTGGTTTGCAGTTAAAAGTTCATACTGtttatacatgtttaaaaataatttaacattcagAACATTACTGGGCTTATACGTGTTATACGTGTATAAAACACAAATTGCCTGTGTTTGATCCATTCATATTTCTGATTTGATTCAATGGATTTGATGTTAATTCAATAAATATCACCGGCTAAAAAGTAATTAGTACTCGAGTAGTTTTTGAGAGgggtactttgtacttttacttaagtagatttttaacaccagtacttttacttgtaattgagtattattttagcaactacttgtacttgtacttgagtacaaattttcagtactctttccatACCAAGATTTCTCTCagcatggggacaggagagctgtcaggcAATAAATGGTTTAACAAAGTAATTAgcgttacttatttaaaaaagtaatgtgttactttacaaGTTACtcgaaaaaagtaatctgattatgtaactcatGTTACTTGCAATGCGTTGCCCCAACActacttgtgaccatagttgcttttgggaaacacacccctggaTGGGATCAGCAGAGACACATGAGATTAGGAAACACAAGAAACTCAGGAGACAGTTTGCTCAGCCGTCGTCCCATAAGGAAGCCTCTTCTGAAGCTAGCTCAAAAGAAAATCTGCAGACAGTTTGCAGAAGACAACCTGTCCAAGAGCAGGaattactggaaccatgtcctgtggtctgatgagactaAGATAAATTTGTTTTGGCTCATATAGTGTCCAGCATATGTGGTGATACCCTGGTGAGGAGTACCAAGAAAACTGTGTCTTGCCTAcggtcaaacatggtggtggtagcatCATGGTTTGGGGCTGGGGAGCTGCGCTTCATTGAGGGAAACATGGATTCCAAACATGTACTGTCACATTCTGAAGCAGGAGATGATGCTCTCCCTTCAGAAACTGGGCAGAATGGCAGTTGAGATGACCCCAAACACTGCCAAGATGACAACTGCTTTGCTGAGGAAGCTGAAGGTGATGGCGTGGCCAAGTACAGTGGCATGCGGAAGTTtaggaaccccttgcagaatctgtgaaaatgtgaataattttcataaaataagagagatcatactaaatgcatgatttttttttttttatttagtactttcctgagtaagatattttacataaaagatgtttgcaCGTAgtcaacaagacaaaataattgctgaaattattaaaataaccccattcaaaagtttgggaacccttagttcttaatactgtgtgctgttacctttttgtctttctgttttgtgatggttgttgtagcgtgaaccagacaaatcaaagattcgatcgggagcctggttgaaacatgagccgaattccacagaaaggcaggatgttgtaaatcaactcctagcaccacagtctgataaccaaccaactctttcacagaacagctttcaacattaacaccattagaagcaattattgacaatttcaatttgaagaagagattgtctaatttggggcaagtaatcgaagaaatggacagtctgaccctcacatgtaaagccatgagagtaaacaagatcgttggattgacttccccccacctagcaaaaccagactgaaattcctaaggggacctgttaacccctctggtcttcacaagacatatccttactccccagaatggcacagagaatgccttccaatgcatatatgcaccaaaatgaactcaaaaaagacttctaaatggatatcagtccattgctcaactccatatcatacatgaacccacacatttgattataatgtttctaatcacttattgtgtatgtcttttttaaataactcttgaatagcttaagggatcatattcatgtttagtatgtgtgtgttcgaatcttcttgcttgaaacgtttctgaccatcagttatttatcaaatgtatcatatacttgttataggaatcatgtccaaattataccctgcaagagcgggaaaattcggacctcgtgcttgataagataacatatgatttatgaatgggtgggacaaacaatgcaacacactgagaaaagacaatatctaattggtcaagacaacatttgaggtgtggccaaaatgccagtttaaatactcaggacaccatcaaatttggcttttagctttgagcttgcgtttagcttttgctatcagtcatgccggcttttagcctgcttttagtcatgctttgtcatcactctagcgttcttcgagcgccgttccagcgtgcttcggcctgcacgcctgctgctacttagccatgatgagaagaaacaccacctagtctcgtcaaactttacttctgttcttttactttagtttcttttcttttccgtttgagagttcgtgttctgagttaagttttgtaacgccgtgtctccgagtctgacctcgagtgcccgtacaacttcagccagcccacaactccgcatcttcagccaacgcccaaccacgggcttcccaagacgtcacttcaacgactactgaacttccagccaatcagcaacctcaggaaacccccttttcagcgacaacaaagggaaccccgttaaacaggcaacgcaagtaacctccagactcacatctgtactggtgttatctaatataattttaacctcattgaggaactcagtgcgagggttaattaagtgattaatgtttgttcatgtctatgcaatttcacgtattgctgtaaacttgggattccacattttcattctcttaaactcattcttccctaactttctatcttcctgcaacttgtgtgaatgtgtgagtgcgcgtgcttatgtgttagattagtttatatgtcttagatttatctaataaagccttattcatattgaaaagggaagtatcttgtgttttgtgcttacaagttaatgtcttaaactgccgatcttgttactgtgctaattaatagtgttttcactatactttggatattaatatccagcgcagatttgatgttaaacgaatcgttcagtgaatcgctggccgtttcagtgatcagccgtgaaacactgattctgttcaaattccctttaaaatcttaaatgattccctttgagctaaatcacgctggcgatgctaagatgtgcatgagtcccttgtttgttctgaaacagttaaactgagaactgtttttcagaaaaatctttaaggtcctgcagattcttcagttttcaagcatctttgcatatttgaaccctttccagcagtgactatgattttgagatccatttttttttacattgaggacaactgagggactcaaacacaactattaaaaaaggttttcaaacattcactgatgctccagaaggaaacaagctgcattaagagctggggggtgaaaacttttggaatttgaagatccaggtaaattgtacttaatttgtgttccgggaaacatacaagtatcttctgttgctttcGAAGTTCAGAAATAAACATCGTGTtcaacacattttcacagattctgcaagatttgtactaaataaaaaataacatgcatttaagatgatctctcttattttgttaaaattattcacattttaacagattctgcaaggggtttcCAAACTTTCGCATTCCAAAGCATAAGTCCAGACCTGAACCCTATTGAGCGTTAGGTGGACAAGCGCCATGTGTCTAACATCCAGCAGCTCCGTGATGTCATTATGGAGGAGTGGAAAAGGATCCCAGCAACAATCTGTGCAGCTCTGGTGAATTCCATGCCCAGGAGGATTAAGGCAGTGCTAGATAACAATGGTGctcacacaaaatattaacacTTTGGACACAGTTTTGACATATTCACttagggtgtactcacttttgttgcCAGTTATTTTGTCAATACTAGCTGTATGTTGAGCTATTTCATGAGTTcccacttacatataattagctgaagtattataatgcatatttggcgtgctgtcccgggaaagggctccgagctcgggaatggcccgaaccaagagtacccccccccccccacccaccgtatataaaagtgtaaaattaactctaagtggaggagatggggtggaggggggctGCTGATGAACCGTCAATGGAGacaggtaagtcagctgtatttataccctagtgttatcttaagtgtgctccacctgtgctaattaagtatctgacgtgctcctcccgaaccttgatAATGAAACATCATTTTCAGAGGACAGTAAATCTAGGAAATCTGGGAAGCCatggcctaatgtttagagagttgGACTGAGAAATAATACAATCACTTGCAAGAGTTTTCCAAGGGAACACTAATTTTATAGTGAGGACCCAAAAGTGCAAGCTTCATTGGGGGAAAGCAAAAATAGTTTTTCcttcattcttcttttttttctttgtccccATCACGAAAAGCTGTTGGTAAAACTAGTTACCAATTTTGTCAATAAATGGTATTTCAATGgtaaacaaaatgaacacaaataagATATATCTTTCTTTGACTTACAACGTGTCCAATAAAACGTGAAGGAGAGAAACAAAGAAGAAACCAGTTAGTTTGATCGTTTATCTTACATTTGCACATAGTAAATGTGGAGCCAAGAACTTTCTGTACATGAAAAACAACATGTGACACTTAAATATCATACCTTTTGAAGGAACAAACTTTGAATTAAATTCAATCTCAACACTTGAAACTGATGGTCTTGATGCACATTTTAACCTGAAAATGTATCTGAACAAGAACTATACTTAATGGCACTACACTTAGTGATACCTACAGATACAACTGATCTCCAATGTGGATCATCTCTAATTTGGTTTCACATGTCCGCTTATCATTGTGTCAGTACTtaaaaggcttttctccagtgtgaattctctgGAGACATTAAAATTTGTCCGCTGTAGCAAATGTTTTTTCACACTGCTTTCACACTGGTATGTGTCTTCTGGTGTACCTTTAAAGCGTGCAGCCATGTAAAATGTTTTCCACATGAAGAACACACgtgtggcttctctccagtgtggatatTCATGTGCATCTTAAGGTTTCCTTTTAATGTAAAACttttcccgcactgatcacaagtgtgcggcttctctccagtgtggctTTTCATGTGTATCTTAAGGTTTCCTTTTAATGTAAAACTTTTCCCACACTGAACACATGTGTGCGGCTTCACTCCAGTGTGGCTATTCATGTGTAACTTAAGGTTTCCTTTTactgtgaaactcttcccacactgatcacatgtgtgcggcTTTTCTCCACTGTGGATTTTTATGTGTTTCTTAAGaaaaaatttttgtgtgaaactcttcccacactgatcacatgtgtgcggcctctctccagtgtggatttttatGTGTTCTTTAAGAGTTCCTTTTTGTGTGTatctcttcccacactgatcacatatgtgcggcttctctccagtgtggctATTCATGTGTAACTGAAGGTCTCCTTTGactgtgaaactcttcccacactgatcacatgtgtgcggcTTCTCTCCACTGTGGATTTTTATGTGTTTCTTAAGAGTTCCTTTGTGTGTgaatctctttccacactgatcacatgtgtgtggcttctctccagtgtggattttcatgtgttcaTTAAGGGTTCCTATTAGTGTGTatctcttcccacactgatcacatgtgtgcggcttctctccagtgtggctATTCATGTGTAACTGAAGCTTTTCTTTGactgtgaaactcttcccacactgatcacatgtgtgcggcctctctccagtgtggatttttatGTGTTTCTTAAGAGTTCCTTTGTGTGTGAATCTctttccgcactgatcacatgcgtGCGGCTTCTCTCCAGAgtggattttcatgtgttcaTTAAGGTTTCCTAttagtgtgaaactcttcccgcactgaccACACATGTGCAGCTTCACTCCGGTGTGGAtcttctcatgtgttttcagagaCTCTACCCGACTGAATCTACTGTCACactgtgaacacttgtaaggtttttctccagtgtgaattctttgGTGCAGCTTCATTTGACCATCTGTAAAAAAGGACTTCCCACAATCAGAGCACGTATGACTCTTCACACTACTGTGtcgtttttggtgtatttttaaagtatacagTCGTGAAAAACTCTTTCCGCACAAAGAACACACATGAGGCTTCTCCTGTGTATGAATGATCATGTGCTCCTTCAGGGATTGTG
Protein-coding sequences here:
- the LOC109086182 gene encoding uncharacterized protein LOC109086182, coding for MDMEIRDAEFIENSEEIPDDDECPWPHLEELFTYRGRKGDSVQMQCKLCLPSAVISAYKTSASNLKKHIMRKHPSKIDQYNDIVTAAARSQRKTTATPNKLSSSKQAKLPDVMLAAASKRVPQTTVDKLIINFICESVQPFTVVEQPAFKELITTLQPQAKVISRSTVRTRICDAADDMKKTLIAELGKAKFVATTTDCWSAHQKSYLGVTCHWINEETLERRSAALACKRLRGSHTFDVIAGALDDVHCQYKIRDKVVRTTTDSGSNFLKAFHVFGMQKDAEVDDDEEDMDALDASDHIEYHDASTILDEDSGMEYQLPPHQRCACHLLNLVATTDASLAEAMNDTYKRLFRATFAKCQAIWNKTGRSHLASEVVEDKCGLQIIRPNATRWNSTCLATERIIRIIDEKGEDSIRGVCDELKVKMLSPAEVAFLREYSITMKPLMKASNILQSESSVYMGWLLPVIHQLLSKLNRLEISSKTCTPLIRALQNGLHKRFGQMMEDPELAAAAVLLPKFKTSWTDRADDIEAGNFKFI
- the LOC109096672 gene encoding oocyte zinc finger protein XlCOF6-like, with amino-acid sequence MLIHTGEKPHTCDQCEKSFALKGSLNEHMKIHTVEKLHTCDQCGKRFTHKITLKKHIKIHTGEKPHTCDQCGKSFTRKETLKDHLRIHTGEPLHTCGHCGKSFVHAVSLNKHLRSHIGGPQRSFNCDQCGKKFSWAQSLKEHMIIHTQEKPHVCSLCGKSFSRLYTLKIHQKRHSSVKSHTCSDCGKSFFTDGQMKLHQRIHTGEKPYKCSQCDSRFSRVESLKTHEKIHTGVKLHMCGQCGKSFTLIGNLNEHMKIHSGEKPHACDQCGKRFTHKGTLKKHIKIHTGERPHTCDQCGKSFTVKEKLQLHMNSHTGEKPHTCDQCGKRYTLIGTLNEHMKIHTGEKPHTCDQCGKRFTHKGTLKKHIKIHSGEKPHTCDQCGKSFTVKGDLQLHMNSHTGEKPHICDQCGKRYTQKGTLKEHIKIHTGERPHTCDQCGKSFTQKFFLKKHIKIHSGEKPHTCDQCGKSFTVKGNLKLHMNSHTGVKPHTCVQCGKSFTLKGNLKIHMKSHTGEKPHTCDQCGKSFTLKGNLKMHMNIHTGEKPHVCSSCGKHFTWLHALKVHQKTHTSVKAV